DNA sequence from the Gordonia polyisoprenivorans genome:
GTTCGACGCCGAAGCCTCGCGCGACGAGGTCGGCATCATCACCGATACCGCAGACGGCATCGCCCACGTCAGCGGCCTGCCGAGCGCAATGGCCAATGAGCTGCTGCAGTTCCCCGGCGGTGTGCTCGGCGTGGCGCTGAACCTCGACGAGGACGAGATCGGCGCGGTCATCCTCGGTGACTACGAGACCCTGGAAGAGGGCGCACAGGTCAGCCGGACCGGCGAGGTGCTCTCGGTTCCGGTCGGTGACAAGTTCCTCGGTCGCGTCGTCGACCCGCTCGGCGCCCCGATCGACGGCCTCGGCGACATCGAGGCCGACGAGCAGCGTGTGCTCGAACTGCAGGCCGCCTCGGTCCTCGAGCGTCAGCCGGTCGAGGAGTCGCTGGCCACCGGCATCAAGGCCATCGACGCGATGACCGCCATCGGCCGCGGACAGCGTCAGCTCGTCATCGGTGACCGCAAGACCGGTAAGACCGCCGTCTGCGTCGACGCCATCCTGAACCAGAAGTCCAACTGGGAGTCGGGCGACGAGACCAAGCAGGTTCGGTGCATCTACGTCGCGATCGGTCAGAAGGGTTCGACCATCGCAGGCGTCAAGACGGCTCTCGAAGAAGCCGGCGCGATGGAGTACACCACCATCGTCGCCGCGCCCGCCTCGGATTCGGCGGGCTTCAAGTGGCTGGCGCCCTACACCGGTTCGGCCATCGGCCAGCACTGGATGTATCAGGGCAAGCACGTCCTGATCGTGTTCGACGACCTGACCAAGCAGGCCGAGGCCTACCGCGCGATCTCGCTGTTGCTGCGCCGCCCGCCGGGCCGCGAGGCCTACCCGGGTGACGTCTTCTACCTGCACTCGCGTCTGCTGGAGCGTTGCGCGAAGCTCTCCGACGCGCTCGGCGGTGGCTCGATGACCGGTCTGCCCATCATCGAGACCAAGGCCAACGACGTGTCGGCGTTCATCCCGACCAACGTCATCTCGATCACCGACGGCCAGGTCTTCCTCGAATCCGACCTGTTCAACAAGGGCGTTCGCCCGGCCATCAACGTCGGTACCTCGGTGTCGCGCGTCGGTGGTGCCGCGCAGACCAAGGGTCTGAAGAAGGTGTCCGGTTCGCTGCGTCTGGAACTGGCGCAGTTCCGTGAGCTCGAGGCGTTCTCGGCATTCGCCTCCGACCTCGACGACGCGTCGAAGGCTCAGCTCGAGCGTGGCGCCCGTTGGGTCGAGATGCTCAAGCAGGATCAGTACAGCCCCTACTCGGTCGAGGACGAGATCGTCTCGATCTACCTGTGCGGCGAGGGACACTACGATTCGGTGCCGGTCGACGACGTGCGCAACTTCGAGACGCAGCTCCTCTCGCACCTGCATCACAACGCCAAGGGAGTCTACGACTCGATCGCCGGCGGCAAGGTGCTCTCCGACGACGAGGCCGAGGCGCTGGTCGCCGAGACCAACAAGTTCAAGAACAGCTACCTCACCCACGACGGCAAGCGCGTGGTCAACGAGGCCGAGGTGGCGGCGATGGACTCCGAGGACGTCGCTCAAGAAGAGATCAAGATTCGCAAGTGATCGACTCAACCAGCGCTGCCGATGCCTTCGTGGCACCGATGGCCGCCGAAGCCTGCGAGGCACACTGATGGCCCGGCAAGGCACACTGATGGCAAGGAAGGGGTGAGGGCTCGTGGCAAGCATCCGTGAGCTGCGCTCACGCATCCGGTCGGTTCAGTCGACCAAGAAGATCACCAAGGCCCAGGAGCTGATCGCGACCTCGCGCATCACCAAGGCCCAGGCTCGCGTCGCAGCTGCCAAGCCCTACGCGACGGAGATGACCAAGGTGCTCTCCGAACTCGCGAGCAGCGCCGGGTCGCTGGATCACCCGTTGTTGCAGGAACGCGAGAACCCCAAGCGGGCAGGCGTTCTGGTGATCACCAGTGACCGTGGCATGTGCGGTGGCTACAACGCCAACGTGCTGCGGGCCACCCGGGAACTCCTCGCGTTGCTCCGCGAGGAGGGCAAGGAGCCGGTGATCTTCGTGATGGGGCAGAAGGGCGTCGGATACTTCACCTTCCGGGGTGCCGACTACGCCCAGGCGTGGACCGGTTTCTCGCAGTCACCGGAGTATTCCGACGCGTCGGTCGCCAGCAAGTTCCTGGTGGACCTGTTCGTCGCCGGCAGCGGCGAAGAGGTCGAGATCCCCGACGGCGAGGGCACACTGGAGGGTGTTGACGAACTGCACCTGGTCTACACCCGGTTCGTCTCGATGCTGACGCAGGTTCCCGAGGTTCGACGGATGGCGCCTCTGGTCGTCACCGAGGACGACGAGGCCGATCAGAGCGACGGCGAGGCCGACAAGGTCGACACCGAGTCGCGCAACTACACCTTCGAACCGAGTGCGGAGTCCTTGCTGGAGGCGCTACTCCCGCGTTATGTGGCCACTCGCGTCTATGCGGCGCTGCTGGACTCCTCGGCGTCGGAGTCGGCGGCGCGGCGGACCGCGATGAAGGCGGCCACCGACAACGCCGAGGAACTGTCGACCTCGCTCTCACGTGAGGCCAATCAGCTCCGTCAGGCCCAGATCACCCAGGAGATCAGCGAGATCGTCGGCGGCTCGAGCGCCCTGGCGAACTAGCCGAGACGAACCCCGCCGGACACAATCTTTCGACAAGAGGAAGTATCCAACCACCATGACCGCAGCAGTAGAAACCCCAGCCTCGCAGTCGTCGGGGTCGGCCGACGGCCGGATCGTCCGCATCATCGGCCCCGTGGTCGACGTCGAATTCCCGCGGGGATCGATCCCGGATCTGTTCAACGCCCTGCACGCAGAGGTGAAGCTCGAGTCGGTCGCCAAGACGCTGACCCTCGAGGTCGCGCAGCACCTCGGCGACAACCTCGTTCGCACCATCTCGATGCAGCCGACCGACGGTCTGGTGCGCGGTGCCACCGTCACCGACACCGGCTACCCGATCCGCGTCCCCGTCGGCGACGTCGTCAAGGGACACGTGTTCAACGCCCTCGGTGACTGCCTCGACACCCCGGGACTCGGTCGCGACGGCGAGCAGTGGGGCATCCACCGCAAGCCGCCGGCCTTCGACGAGCTCGAGGGCAAGACCGAGATCCTCGAGACCGGCATCAAGGTCATCGACCTGCTGACCCCGTACGTCAAGGGCGGCAAGATCGGCCTGTTCGGTGGCGCCGGTGTGGGCAAGACCGTGCTCATCCAGGAGATGATCACCCGTATTGCCCGAGAGTTCTCCGGCACCTCGGTGTTCGCCGGTGTCGGCGAGCGCACCCGTGAGGGCACCGACCTCCACCTCGAGATGGAGGAGATGGGCGTCCTCCAGGACACCGCCTTGGTGTTCGGTCAGATGGACGAGCCGCCGGGCACGCGTATGCGCGTGGCACTGTCGGCGCTGACGATGGCGGAGTACTTCCGTGACGTCAAGCACCAGGATGTGCTGCTGTTCATCGACAACATCTTCCGCTTCACCCAGGCCGGTTCCGAGGTGTCCACGCTGCTCGGCCGCATGCCGTCCGCCGTGGGCTACCAGCCCACACTCGCCGACGAGATGGGCGAGCTGCAGGAGCGGATCACCTCGACGAAGGGTCGCTCGATCACCTCGCTGCAGGCGATCTACGTCCCCGCCGACGACTACACCGACCCGGCGCCGGCCACCACCTTCGCGCACCTCGATGCGACCACCGAGCTCTCGCGTCCGATCTCGCAGCTGGGTATCTACCCGGCCGTGGACCCGCTGACGTCGACCTCGCGCATCCTGGAGGCATCGATTGTCGGTGACGAGCACTTCCGCGTCGCCAACGAGGTCAAGCGCATCCTGCAGAAGTACAAGGAACTGCAGGACATCATCGCCATCCTCGGTATGGACGAGCTCTCCGAAGAGGACAAGGTGACCGTGCAGCGCGCACGTCGCATCCAGAAGTTCCTCGGCCAGAACTTCCTGGTTGCCGAGAAGTTCACCGGCCAAAAGGGTTCGGTCGTTCCGCTCGCCGACACCATCGAGGCCTTCGACCGGGTCTGCAAGGGCGAGTTCGATCACTATCCCGAGCAGGCGTTCAACAGCTGCGGTGGACTCGACGACGTGGAGGCTGCTGCCGAGAAGATCGCCGGAAAGTAGCGGATCGACATGGCAGACAAAGCGTTCCACGTCGAGGTGGTCTCGGCCGACGCCGAACTGTACTCCGGTGAGGCGACCTTCGTGATCGCCCGCACGACCGTGGGTGAACTCGGTGTGATGGCCAACCACGAGCCGCTGCTGGGCCAATTGGTGCCCGGCGGATACGTGGTCATCGTCGAGGAGAGCGGCGAGCGTAAGGCGGCCGCGATCGAGGGTGGATTCCTGTCGATCACGGGCCAGGCGGTGACAATCCTCGCCGAGTCGGCCGAGTGGGCCGATGACGTCGACGTCGCAGCCGAGCGCTCGGCACTCGAGGCCGCCGAACCCGGCTCCGACGAGTACAACCACGCGCAGGCTCGTCTGTCCGCGGCCGAACAACTGGCCTCCTAGACCGCCGAGCACGTCAACAGTGATGACACGACCGGCCACCCCAGTGCGGGTGGCCGGTCGTGTGCTGTTTCGGGGTGGCATCCTGGAGGAGACCAACGCACGACCACAGCCACGTCACGACCTGACGGGTCCGATGCGTCCCGGGCGGCAACGAGGAGGTGCACCAGGGTGTCCGAACTCGTGATCACACTGAGCGTCCTGCTCCTCGTCGCCTTGTGTGTCTGTGGTCTGCTCGCCTATCGGGTGGCCCAGCTGCGTCGCGGCGGTACACCGGTGCTGCTCCGCACCCTGCCGGCCGATGTCGACGAGGGCTGGCGGCACGGCACGGTCCACTACAGCGACGAAGCCCTGCGGTATTTCCGGCTGAGTTCTCTGCGTCCGGGCCCGTCACATACGCTGCCGCGGAGTTCGATCGAAATCGCCGGGCGCCGACGCGCCGTCGGAAGCGAACGTGACATCCTCGAGGGCTTGATCATCCTGCACGTGCACCAATCCGTCGGTACTGGTGTCGGCAAGGACTATGAAATCGCCTTTGACGCCGGTGGGGTCACCGCATTCCAGTCGTGGCTGGAGTCCCGGCGTTCGGCTCGCGCCGAACGCCGCAGCGCCTGAGAGCTTCCGCGATCACGCGGTGGTCAGTCCGACGCCGTCTCATCCGGCCGGTGACGTTGACCGCCCGGCACCCAGGTGACGTCGCCGTCACCGTGCGGCGGCCGGTTGGCCACGCGCGAGAGGATGAACAGCAGATCCGAGAGCCGATTGAGATAGCGCGCGGGGAGCACCGAGGTGGCCTCCGGGTCGGCGTCGACCGCCGCCCACGCCGATCGCTCGGCCCGGCGGGTGACGGTTCGGGCCTGGTGCAGCAGAGCCGACAGGGGACTGCCGCCGGGCAGGATGAAGGAGTCCAGCGACGGCAGGGGCTCGCCGAACGCGTCACACCAGCGCTCGAGTGCGTCGATGTAGTCCTGCTCGACCCGCAGCGGCGGGTACTTCGGGTCCTCGACCACTGGAGTGGACAGGTCGGCGCCGGCGTCGAACAGGTCGTTCTGAACCGTCCGCAAGACCGTCGCGATGTCGTCGGGAACCGATCCGCCCAGCGACAGCGCCGCTCCGATCGCCGCATTGGCCTCGTCGCAGTCGGCGTAGGCGACCACTCGCGGGTCGGTCTTGGATACGCGCGAGAAGTCGCTGAGCCCGGTGGTCCCGTCGTCGCCGGTACGCGTGTAGATGCGGGTGAGATGAACGGCCATAAGTCCCGAATCTAGCGCCTCACCGGGGTGACGGTGACGGGCGGATAAGCTGTCTGACGTGACTGATCGCTATCTGGTGACCGGGGGAGCCCGGCTGCAGGGTGAGGTCTCGGTGGGCGGTGCCACGAACAGCGTCCTGAAGTTGATGGCCGCCGCGCTGCTCGCCGAGGGCACGACCACATTGACCAATTCGCCGGAGATCGCCGATGTACCGCTGATGGCCGACGTGCTGCGTGGGTTGGGCGCGACGGTGTCCATCGACGGCGACACCGTTGTGATCGATGCACCCGCCGAGCCGAAGTACCACGCCGACTTCGACGCGGTGAAACAGTTCCGCGCCTCGGTATGTGTGCTGGGACCGCTGATGGCGCGTTGCCACCGAGCGGTCGTCGCACTTCCTGGTGGGGACGCGATCGGGTCGCGACCGCTTGATATGCATCAGGCCGGCCTGCGGGCTCTCGGCGCACACAGTGCGATCGAGCACGGTTGTGTGGTTGCTGAGGCAGACGCGCTGGTGGGTGCGCCCGTGGCCCTGGAGTTCCCGTCGGTCGGGGCCACCGAGAACATCCTGATGGCCGCAGTGCTCGCCGACGGGCAGACCACGATCGACAACGCCGCCCGCGAGCCGGAGATCGTCGACCTGTGTGTGATGCTCTCGCAGATGGGTGCTCGCATCGAAGGTGCCGGTACCTCGACGCTGACGGTGACCGGCGTCGATCGTCTCCATCCCACCGAACACCGGGTGATCGGCGACCGGATCGTCGGCGCCACCTGGGGGATCGCCGCCGCGATGACCGGCGGTGACGTGACGGTTCGCGGGGTCGCGCCCGCGCATCTACAGCTTGTCCTCAACAAACTGGTCGACACCGGTGCACGGGTGGACACCATGCCGGACGGGTTCCGGGTACGTCACGAGGGCAGGCCGACCGCGGTCAACGTGTCCACCCTCCCGTTTCCCGGGTTCCCGACGGACCTGCAGCCCATGGCCATCGGACTCGCGGCGGTCGCCGACGGCATGTCGGTGATCACCGAGAACGTATTCGAGGCACGCTTCCGTTTTGTCGAGGAGATGGTGCGCCTGGGGGCCGATGCCCGCACCGACGGACATCACGCCGTCGTGCGAGGTATCGAGCGTCTCTCGAGCGCCCCGGTGTGGTGTTCGGATATCCGAGCGGGCGCCGGATTGGTCCTGGCCGGCCTCGTCGCCGACGGGGTCACCGAGGTGCACGACATCGAACACATCGACCGCGGATACCCGAACTTCGAGGAAAACCTCACCCGGCTCGGTGGCGGCATCGAGCGGGTCCGGGGATGAGCGCGGATCCGGCCGGTGAGGTCGACATCGCCGCGTGGGCGAGTCGTTTCGATCTGTTGTCCGATCCGCATCGCCTCGAGATCCTGTTGGTGCTGCACCGTACGCCCGGCATCATCGTCGGTGATCTCGCCGCCGAGGTGGGACGGACCGAGACCGCGGTGTCGCAGGCCCTGCGCGTGCTGCGGCACCAGGGGTGGGTGACCTCCACCCGACAGGGCCGTTCGGTCAGCTACCGACTCGAGGACGAGACCGTTCATCAACTCCTGCACTGGATCGGGGCCGGCCACCACGAGTCGTGAGCCGTGCCGATCCGAATCGACATGGCGCCGTCGAATTGTGGTCAGGACCACACCTGACCGGTCGGACAGTCTGAGCACCTCAACATCTGAATAAGTAGACAGATGTGATGTCCGCTTTTAGTGTTTCCCGTATCGCGCCGTCCGGGCGTGTACCTCCAGGGATCTCGAAGGGCACTGCTCATGTCCACCACCCCAGTCGCCATGCATATGAGCGACGGCATCATCAACGCACCGACCTCGCTGCTGTTCGGCGTCATCGCCGTGGTCGGCCTGGCCTTCTGTGCCTGGCGTGCGCGCCGCGACCTCGACGAGAAGACCGTGCCGATGGCCGGCCTCGTCGCCGCTTTCATCTTCGCCGTCCAGATGATCAATTTCCCCGTCCTCCCCGGTGTGAGCGGGCATCTGCTCGGAGGTGCTCTCGCCGCAATCCTGGTGGGGCCCTATACCGGCGCGTTGTGTATCGCGATCGTGCTGATCGTGCAGTGCCTGCTGTTCGCCGACGGCGGCATCACCGCCCTCGGAGCCAACCTCACCAACATGGCTCTCATCTCGACGTTCGTCGGCTACGGCGTCGCGGTGGCCGCGTCGCGGCTACTGCGTGTCGGTCGCCGGGGACACTCGGATCACCCGCTCGCCGGCCTGGGCGTGGTGGCCTTCGTCGCGGCACTCTGTGGGACCGTGTGCGCGGCAAGCGGATTCGTCGTCGAATATGCGATCGGTGGAGCGGCGGCGACGTCGATGACCGCGGTCGCGAGCTACATGTGGGGCACGCACCTGTTGATCGGCGTCGGTGAGGGGCTGATCACCGCGGCGACCGTGGTGGCGGTAGCCCGGGCCCGACCCGACCTCGTCTATCTGTTGCGCCGCACCGACTCTCCCGCCACGCTGATCGGAGCACCGGCATGACCGCGACCGGAACCACCGACGATCACGGCGACCGCTCGCCCCGGGTGCATCGCAGGACTTTCCTCATCGCGTTCGGTGTGGTGGCCTTGCTCATCGCAGGCCTGGTGTCCTATCTGGCCAGTTCGTCACCGGACGGTCTGGACTCGACCACCCTGCGCGGGTGCGAGACGACCGAGGTCGACGGTGCCGAGCAACTCACCGGAGACTGCATCGCGCAGCATGCGACAGACCATGCCATGGCGTCATCGCCATTGGCCGACTACAGCTTTCGTGGAATCGGCTACACCAACGGGATCGCCGGGGTGATCGGCGTGGCGATCACCCTCGTGATTGCCGCGGGCCTGTTCTGGATCATCGGCGGCGCTCGACGTGCTCGTACCGGTGTCGCCCGGTCGGGGACCGGATCGGGAGACTGAGTCGATGGGAGCCGGACACGCGCACCCGCTCTACCGCGCCGGCGACTCCGCGGTTCACCGTGCGCCCGCCGAGGTGAAGATCGTCTGTCTGGTCGTCTTCGTGTTCGCAGTGGTGGCCACTCCGCGTGAGATGTTCTGGCCCTACGCGGGTTTCGCGGCGGTTGTGGCCGCGGTGTGGGTCGTCGCCCGGATCTCACCGGCGTGGATCGCTCCGCGCATGCTGATCGAGGTGCCGTTCGTCATCCTCGCGGTGCTCCTGCCCTTCGCCGAAGGGGGTGAGCGCGTCGCCGTCGCCGGGCTCTCGTTGTCGGTGCCCGGGCTGTATGCCGGGTGGGGGATCGTCATCAAGGGCTCGCTCGGCGTGGCGGCGTCGCTGACCTTTGCTGCCACCACGCCGGCGCGGGAGCTGCCGGTGGCGCTGAGCCGCCTCGGTGTGCCCGCGTCGATCACCCCGATCTTCGTGATGATGCTGCGCTACGTCGATCTGCTGTCCGCCGAGATCCGACGCATGCAGATCGCGCGCGTCGCCCGCGGGGACTCACCGCGAGCGATCCACCAGATCGGTGCGATCGCCAAAGGTGTTGGCGCGCTGTTTCTCCGCTCGTACGAGCGCGGCGAGCGCGTCCATCTGGCGATGATGTCGAGGGGTTTCACCGGGACGATCCCGGAGATGCCCGGGGTGGTGGGCACGGCCCGTGCGAGCGCCGGCCAGTGGTTGGTGATCGTGACACCCGCGCTGGCCGCGACCACGATCGCCGCGGCCGCCTGGGTGTTGCGATGACCCCCGCCATCGAGATCGCCGGACTGCGCTACGCCTACCCCGACGGGCACCTCGCGATCGACCATCTCGATCTTGTCGTCGAACCGGGCGAGCGGATCGCACTGCTCGGCCCCAACGGAGCGGGCAAGACGACACTCATGCTGCAGCTCAACGGAGTTCTGCTGCCGAGCGCGGGGGCGGTGAGCATCCACGGGTCCCGCGTGGCCAAGGACACCCTGCGTGAGGTCCGACGCCGCGTGGGACTGGTCTTCCAGGACCCCGACGACCAGTTGTTCATGCCCACCCTTGCCGAGGACGTGGCATTCGGACCGGCCAACTTCGGGGTGCGCGGTGACGAACTCGCCGCCCGCGTCCAGGAGGCACTGGCGGCGGTCTCGATGACCGAGCACGCGGGGCGAAGCCCGCACCACCTGTCCGGCGGACAGCGCCGACGCGGCGCACTCGCCAGCGTATTGGCATGTCGCCCAGACATTCTGGTTCTCGACGAGCCGTCGGCGAACCTCGACCCGCAGGCACGGCGCGAGCTCGCCGACACCCTGCTCACGCTGCACACGACGATGCTCGTGGTCACCCACGACCTGCTGTATGCGGCGCAGTTGTGTGACCGCGCGGTGGTGCTCGACGCCGGGCGGGTGGTCGCCGACGGCGACGTCGACGACATCCTGTCGGATACGGAATTGCTTGCCGCGCATCGCCTCGAGATGCCCTGGGGTTTCGACATCGATGCGGTGCGCCGGGCACGCGCCGCTCAGTCCTCCGCGTGAGCCGACGCGCGCCGGTCAGGGTGACTGACCCTGCGGCCAGCATCGCCCTGACCACTCGGGCAGGGGACGCACTGCCCTTCGGTTGGCACTCGGTGCAATAGGGACGGTTTGGCCTCACAACACTTCTGACACACGGTGTGACGCGCGTAACGTCGCCGGTGCTCAAGTCGGCGTCACGCGGTGTGCGTCGGATGAAGGAGGACAGGTCAGATGCAGGTAGACGAACTACTCAAACCGTTTCCCATCAAGGAGTTTCACCCGTTCCCGCGCGCGATGATGGGCCCGGGCGCGCACGAGATGATCGGCCCCGAGGCCCTCAAACTCGGGTTCAAGAAGACCCTCGTGATGACCACCGGTCTGCGGGGTAGCGACACCGTCCACAAGATCGTGGAGTCGTGCAAGTACCACGGCCTCGAGGTCGTCGTGTACGACCAGGTCGAGTCCAACCCCAAGGACTACAACGTCATGGACGCCGTGTCGTTGTACAACTCGGAGAAGTGCGACTCGTTCATCTCCATCGGTGGCGGTTCGGCGCACGACGCCTGCAAGGGTGCGCGCATCTCGGTCGCGCACGACGGCCGCAACGTCAACGAGTTCGAGGGCTTCAACAAGAGCGAGAACCCCAAGAACCCGCCGCACATCGCGGTGTCGACGACCGCGGGTACCGGGTCGGAGACCTCGTGGGCCTACGTGATCACCGACACCACAACCGATCCCGACAAGCCGCACAAGTACGTCGCCTTCGACGACGCGGCGGTGACCACCCTGGCGATCGACGACCCGGTGCTCTACTACGACTGCCCGGTCGCCTTCACCGCGCAGTGTGGGTTCGACGTGCTCGCCCACGCCTCGGAACCGTATGTGTCGCGCCTGAACTTCCCGCCGTCGATGGGCAACGCCCTGCACGCGGTCCGGATGACGGCCCGTCACCTGCGTGAGGCCACCTGGAACCCGACCGAACTCGCCGGCCGCGAGGGCATGATGTACGCGCAGTACATCGCCGCGCAGGCATTCAACTCCGGTGGTCTCGGCATCATCCACTCGATCAGCCACGCGGTCTCGGCGTTCTTCGACACCCACCACGGACTCAACAACGCCATTGCGCTGCCGCGCGTGTGGGCCTTCAACATGCCGGTCATGTACGACCGCTTCGCCGACATGGCCGACGCGATGGGCGTCGACACCCACGGCATGACCAAGGTCCAGGCCGCCGACGCCGCGCTCGAAGCGGCGATCCGGTTGTTGCGCGACGTGGGCATCGTGGAGAAGTTCGCCGACGTCAAGCAGAACACCTACCCGAAGAACCGTCTCGGTGAGGGCCCGACGAAGTACTACGAGAACCGCAAGGAGATCACCACCGACGCGGCCACCATCGACGCGCTGACCAATCACGTGCTCGGTGACGCGTGCACCCCGGGCAACCCCAAGGAGTGCACCTTCGAGACCGTTCGCCCGGTCGTCGAGCACTGCGTCAACGGCGATCTCGACGAACTGCTCCCGTAAGAGCGGTGCGTCGCCGATGAAGACCGATGTGGGGATGTGTCTGCCCCGAATAGCGTGTCCCCACATCACTACACGCCGGTGGTCACCCGAACGCCCCCAATTCGGGTGATCACCGGCGTGGCCACCGGCCGCCGGCCCACATCCACCAGACCTCAGGAGAGATCGATGCCCACCTCCACCGTCACCACCGACGACACCGTCGCCCCGCATGTCGAAGATGCTGCGAGCCAACCTGATTCGGGTGACGGCTTCCGTGATGTCGACGACGTGGTCGCCCGGTTCGCCGAGGCGGGTTACCTGGCCGATCAACGTCTGGCGACCACCGTCTTCCTGCAGAGCCGGCTCGGCAAACCTGTCCTTCTCGAAGGTCCGGCAGGAGTGGGCAAGACGCAGCTCGCCAAGACCCTGGCGGAGGTGACCGGCCGAGATCTGTTGCGGCTGCAGTGTTATGAGGGTCAGGACGAGACCACCGCGCTCTACGAGTGGGACTACGGCAAGCAGTTGCTCTACACCCAGGTGTTGCGGGAGAAGATCTCTGCGGTGGTCGCCGACGCCGACTCGCTGTCGGAAGCGGTCGACCGCATCGGCGCCGAGGAGAGCGTGTTCTTCTCCGAGCGCTTCCTCGCCCCCCGGCCGCTACTCGAGGCGGTGCGCAGCGAACGCCCGGTCGTCCTGCTGATCGATGAGGTCGATCGCGCCGATGAGGCGCTCGAGGCGGTGCTGCTCGAACTCCTCGCCGAATACCAGGTGTCGGTACCCGAGATCGGTACCTTCGTCGCCAAGCATCAGCCGATGATCGTGTTGACCTCCAACAACACTCGTGACCTGTCGGCGGCACTGAAACGTCGGTGTCTGCACCTGTCGCTCGATTACCCGGACGCCACCCGGGAATTGGAGATCATCAAGTCCAAGAACACCGGCCTGGCCGAGACACTGGCGGCCAAACTCGTGGAGATCGTGCGCGGGCTGCGTGAACTCGACCTGCGCAA
Encoded proteins:
- a CDS encoding PDGLE domain-containing protein, whose protein sequence is MTATGTTDDHGDRSPRVHRRTFLIAFGVVALLIAGLVSYLASSSPDGLDSTTLRGCETTEVDGAEQLTGDCIAQHATDHAMASSPLADYSFRGIGYTNGIAGVIGVAITLVIAAGLFWIIGGARRARTGVARSGTGSGD
- the cbiQ gene encoding cobalt ECF transporter T component CbiQ, whose amino-acid sequence is MGAGHAHPLYRAGDSAVHRAPAEVKIVCLVVFVFAVVATPREMFWPYAGFAAVVAAVWVVARISPAWIAPRMLIEVPFVILAVLLPFAEGGERVAVAGLSLSVPGLYAGWGIVIKGSLGVAASLTFAATTPARELPVALSRLGVPASITPIFVMMLRYVDLLSAEIRRMQIARVARGDSPRAIHQIGAIAKGVGALFLRSYERGERVHLAMMSRGFTGTIPEMPGVVGTARASAGQWLVIVTPALAATTIAAAAWVLR
- a CDS encoding energy-coupling factor ABC transporter ATP-binding protein; translated protein: MTPAIEIAGLRYAYPDGHLAIDHLDLVVEPGERIALLGPNGAGKTTLMLQLNGVLLPSAGAVSIHGSRVAKDTLREVRRRVGLVFQDPDDQLFMPTLAEDVAFGPANFGVRGDELAARVQEALAAVSMTEHAGRSPHHLSGGQRRRGALASVLACRPDILVLDEPSANLDPQARRELADTLLTLHTTMLVVTHDLLYAAQLCDRAVVLDAGRVVADGDVDDILSDTELLAAHRLEMPWGFDIDAVRRARAAQSSA
- the mdo gene encoding NDMA-dependent methanol dehydrogenase (This methanol dehydrogenase is considered a nicotinoprotein, since its NADP cofactor remains is not dissociable, but instead remains permanently bound. A member of this family has been shown to act as a formaldehyde dismutase, able to convert two molecules of formaldehyde (plus one water molecule) into one of methanol and one of formate, with no net change in its redox state. More recently, it was shown in Mycobacterium smegmatis that this enzyme is critical to ethanol utilization, for which the biosynthesis of the cofactor-like electron carrier mycofactocin is also required.) gives rise to the protein MQVDELLKPFPIKEFHPFPRAMMGPGAHEMIGPEALKLGFKKTLVMTTGLRGSDTVHKIVESCKYHGLEVVVYDQVESNPKDYNVMDAVSLYNSEKCDSFISIGGGSAHDACKGARISVAHDGRNVNEFEGFNKSENPKNPPHIAVSTTAGTGSETSWAYVITDTTTDPDKPHKYVAFDDAAVTTLAIDDPVLYYDCPVAFTAQCGFDVLAHASEPYVSRLNFPPSMGNALHAVRMTARHLREATWNPTELAGREGMMYAQYIAAQAFNSGGLGIIHSISHAVSAFFDTHHGLNNAIALPRVWAFNMPVMYDRFADMADAMGVDTHGMTKVQAADAALEAAIRLLRDVGIVEKFADVKQNTYPKNRLGEGPTKYYENRKEITTDAATIDALTNHVLGDACTPGNPKECTFETVRPVVEHCVNGDLDELLP
- a CDS encoding AAA family ATPase; translated protein: MPTSTVTTDDTVAPHVEDAASQPDSGDGFRDVDDVVARFAEAGYLADQRLATTVFLQSRLGKPVLLEGPAGVGKTQLAKTLAEVTGRDLLRLQCYEGQDETTALYEWDYGKQLLYTQVLREKISAVVADADSLSEAVDRIGAEESVFFSERFLAPRPLLEAVRSERPVVLLIDEVDRADEALEAVLLELLAEYQVSVPEIGTFVAKHQPMIVLTSNNTRDLSAALKRRCLHLSLDYPDATRELEIIKSKNTGLAETLAAKLVEIVRGLRELDLRKAPSISEAIDWARTLAVLGADELSADILGQTANVVVKYDRDLTRALDALPRLVDPNAQVPDHLHTHGHSHDHGHSHSHDGHSHTHDDAHEGEHTHDDPHGGRAKRAEKDKPGRHGDDYYGSPGAKSDAGTRAVSATQGSRSFGDTGRSRSGSGTRRKRPF